AGCGGGGGCGGGATTCGAACCCGCGACCTTCGGGTTATGAGCCCGACGAGCTACCAGGCTGCTCCACCCCGCGGCAAGGACAGGAAGGATAATCTCATCCACACCCTCAGTCAACCCCCTGAGCCGCGCCGTCCGTTTCCGGGACGAGCCCGTCCCAACAGCGGACGAACGCCCTCTCCAGAGCCCTCCCCCAAAGGCGCTCATCCTCCTGTTTTACAACAAGTTATCCTACCCGCCGCAAAGCGGCATGTTCCTTCCCTTTTCCCCCGCTGGACCCGCCGATATTCCATCGCGCGGCCCGGTCTCGAAGCACCCGGATCACCCATGACGCTCCACCTGCCGACCCTCGTGCTACTCTGGCTGGCCGGATCCATCATCCTGATGCCGCTTTCGATCCTGGTCATCCGCTTTGCCGTCATCCCCCTGGTGACGACGCTGCTCCACCCCTCCGACCGGGGAGATTCGGCGCGGATCGCCCGCCTGGAGGAGAAGGTCGGCCGCCTCTCGCTCGAGCTGGAGCGGCTCGCCCGGACCGGCTCGCACACGGCCGGCGACTGAACCGCTCTCACCCGAGGAATCGAACCGTGGATATTCCTCGCCCGCAAACCCCCAAGCGCTCGCGCTGGATCCTGGGAGGCCTGGGCATCGCCGCCGTCCTGGCGACCACCATTGCCGTCGGACGCCTCGAGCCCGCGGCACCCACCGTCGATGCGGGCGTCTGGCTCGACACGGTGCAGCTCGGCACCTTCGTTCGCGAGGTCCGCGGACCGGGAACGCTCGTGCCTGAGCAGATCCGCTACATCTCGGCGGTGACCGCCGGCCGGGTCGAGCGCGTGCTGGTGCAGCCGGGCACACAGGTGACGCCCGAGACCGAGCTGCTCACCCTCAGCAACCCCGACGTCCAGCTCCAGCTGATGGAGGCGCAGCGGCAGCTCGCCACCGGTGAAGCGAACCTCGCCAACCTTCGTGCCACCCTCGAGAATCAGAGGTTGAGCCAGGAGGCCACGGTGGCCAGCGCCGAATCGCAGGCCCGCGAGGCCGAGCGGAAGGCTAAGGCCTACCGTGAGCTCGCCGCGCGCGGGCTCTACAGCCAGCTCGAGATCCAGAGCCTGGAGGACTCCGCGGTGGAGCTGGCCACGCGCCTGGAGATCGAGAAGAAGCGGCTCAGCTTCATCGAGCAGTCGATGGCCGCCCAGCTCGCCGCGCAGGAAGCGGAGATCGAGCGGCTCCGCGGCCTGGTCGCGTTCCAGCAGCGCTACCTCGAGTCTCTGCGAGTCACGGCGGGCACCCGCGGCGTGCTGCGCGAGCTTCCCCTGCAGGAGGGACAGTGGGTAAACCCCGGCCAGCAGCTGGCAGTGGTGGTGCAGCCGGGTCGCCTCAAGGCGGAGCTGCGCATTCCCGAGACCCAGGCCAAGGACGTGGTGGTGGGGCAGCGCGCCTCGATCGACACCCGCAACGGCATCGTCCCCGGGCGCGTGGTCCGCATCGACCCCGCGGTGGTGAACGGCACGGTCACCGTGGACGTCGCCCTCGAGGGCGAGCTGCCGCGTGGTGCACGCCCGGACCTGAGTGTCGACGGGACAATCGAGATCGAGCGGCTGCAGGACGTCCTCTTCGTCGGCCGTCCGGCCTACGGACAGCCCGAGAGCACCATCGGCGTCTTCCGCCTCGACCCCGACGGCGAATTCGCTCGCCGCGTCACCGTCGAGACCGGCCGCGCCTCCGTCAACGCCATCGAGATCCGCAGTGGCCTGCGCGAGGGCGACGTGGTGATCCTCAGCGACATGTCGCAGTGGGACGGGGTGGAGAGGGTGAAGATGAGATGAACGGTTTATCCGTTATCCGCTATCCGCTATCTGTCAGGGCCTGAAGCGGGATCCTCGCTGGTCCAGCGCCGCGGAAGGAAGGTCCAAACCTGGATGTCAGCCTCAGTCCTGACGGATAACGGATAACGGATAGCCCTGTCCCGACAGCAAAAGCCCATTCGCCACACTCTCAACAACTCGCATCCATGTCTGACTACGCATCCGACTCCACTCCGCTCATCCAGCTCACCAACGTCAGCAAGGTCTTCCTCACGGAGGAGGTCGAGACCCACGCGCTGTCGGGCATCCACCTGCAGATCCGGCAGGGGGAGTTCGTGGCGATCGCGGGGCCGAGCGGGTGCGGCAAGACGACGCTGCTCTCGATCCTGGGGCTGCTGGATACGCCGACCAGCGGCGAGTACAAGCTGGTCGGCCAGCCGGTGGAGAACCTCACCGCCCGGCAGCGCGCCCACATTCGCAACCGCGAGATCGGCTTCATCTTCCAGGCCTTCAACCTGATCGGCGACCTCACGGTCTACGAGAACGTGGAGCTACCGCTCACCTATCGTGGCATGCCGCAGAGCGAGCGCCGCCAGCGGGTAAACGAAGCGCTCCAGCGCGTGGGGATGGCCCACCGCACCAACCACTATCCCGCGCAGCTGTCCGGCGGCCAGCAGCAGCGCGTCGCAGTGGCTCGTGCCATTGCCGGCAGCCCCAGCGTGCTCCTCGCGGACGAGCCCACTGGCAACCTCGACAGCAGCAACGGTGAGGCAGTGATGGACCTGCTGCGGGAGCTCCATCAGGGGGGCGCCACCATCGTGATGGTCACCCACGACCCGCGCTACGAGGAGTACGCGGAGCGCAGCGTCCACCTCTTCGACGGCCAGATCGTCGAGGACGTGAGCGGCCCCAAAGCCGCGGAGCTGGCCGCCGAGCTCGAGCAGCACGGCTTCGAGGTAGGCTGAGAGTCGCCCCGATCCCCGAACCCGTTCGCCCATGTCCGCCCTCCGCCACGCCTTCCGGGGGCTGCTCCGCAGCCCCGGCTTGACCACCGTCGCCGTGCTGTCGTTGGCGCTCGGCATCGGCGCCAACACGGCCATCTTCAGCCTCATCGACGCGGTGATGCTGCGCTCGCTGCCTGTTCCGGAGCCGGACGAGCTGGTCCGAGTCACTTTCGGCGACGACGGGGACGCACAGCTCACCAATCCGTTGTGGGAGGAGCTTCGCGACCGGCAGGACGTATTCTCGGGCGCTTTCGCCTACGCCGAGGAATCGTTCGACCTGGCGAATGGGGGTGAGTCACGCCCCGTCGTCGGCAACTGGGTGAGCGGAGGATTCTTCTCCGCCCTCGGAGTGCGGCCCGCCGCGGGGCGGCTGCTGACAGAGAGCGACGACCGACCCGGCTGTCCGGGGACCGCCGTGCTCGGCTACGGTTTCTGGCAGAGCGAATTCGGCGGCGATCCGGCAGTCGTCGGCCGCACCCTCGCGCTGAACGGCCACCCCTTCGAGATCGTCGGGGTCGCGCCCGAGGGCTTCTTCGGCTTCAACGTGGGTACCTCGACCCAGGTGTATGCCCCGCTCTGCGCCACCGTGATCCTGTCGCCGCCGACGGGTGGTCTCGACAACCGGAGCTTCTGGTTCCTCCGGGTTGCGGGACGCCTGCGGGAGGGGGTGGACGTCGACGACGCCCGGGCTCGCCTCGCCGCCCTCGCGCCGTCGATCTACGCCGCCACGGTACCGCAGGACTGGAACGCGGAGATGCAGCGGTCCTACCTGCAGGGCTCCCTGGGTGCCGAGCCCGCGGCGAACGGCTACTCCGACCTGCGCAACAACTACGACCGGGCGCTCACCATCCTCATGGGCGTGGTCGGCCTCGTACTGCTCATCGCCTGCGCCAACGTCGCCAACCTGCTCCTCGCCCGCGCCGCCACACGGGAGCGCGAGCTCGCCATCCGAATCGCGATCGGGGTGGGACGCGCTCGGCTGTTGCGCCAGCTTCTGGGAGAGAGCCTGCTCCTCTCCCTGCTCGGCGCAGGGGCGGGGCTCCTGTTCGCAGACTGGGCGAGTGGGCTCCTGGTGGCGATGCTCTCGAGCGGCCCCGACCCGATTGCGCTGGACCTTTCGCTCAACCCCAGAGTGCTCGCCTTCACCGCGGCCGCGGCGATCGGCACGACGATCTTCTTCGGCCTCCTGCCGGCCTGGCGTGCCACCCAGGTGGACCCGCAGGCGGCGATGAGGTCGAACGACTACACCATTGCCCGGGGCGACTCCCGCTTCAGCGCGAGAAAGGCGCTGGTGGTGGCGCAGATCACGCTCTCGCTGGCTCTGCTGGTGGTTGCCGGGCTCCTGCTGGGAACGCTCAACCGGCTCGCCACGGTCGAGACCGGCTTCAACCGCGAAGGGATCCTTACCACCAGCCTCGACCTGAGGAAGACCGGCTTCGACGAGGAGGGCCTCGCCACGGCCAAGCGCGAGATCCTGGAGCGCGTCCGCTCCTCCCCGGGCGTGGTCGCCGCCAGCGCGGCGGACATCCTCCCCCTCAGCGGAGCAGCCTGGAACGGGCTGATCGCGGTCGACGGCTTCCAGCCGCAGGGAGAGCGGGACGCGCTGGTCTTCTTCAACGCGGTCGCGGAGGACTATTTCACGACCATGGGGACGAGCCTCCTGGCCGGTCGGGAGTTCACGGCGGCAGATGGGGCCGATTCGCCCCCGGTCGCCGTCATCAACGAGGCGCTCGCGCGGAAGTTCTTCGGCACGCGGAACCCGATCGGCGAGCGGATCGGCCTGGTCTCCCCGGGTACGGGCGAGTTGGACGACCTCGTCGAGGTGGTCGGGGTGGTCCGCGACACAAAATACCGATCGCTCCGCGAGGAGCCGGTGCAGCTCCTCTACCGTCCGCTCAGTCAGGTCGGGGGCGGACCTTCTCTCCGCCTGTTGGTGCGGGGGAGGAGCGAGCCCGAGGGCCTGATACCGATCGTGGAAGCGATCGCCCGCGAGGTGCACCCGCAGATCTCCCTTCGCTCTTCCGTGCTGTCGGAGCGTATCGCGGCTTCGCTGGTCGGAGAGCGGGTGATGGCCACGCTGGCCAGCTTCTTCGGCGGCCTCGCCGTGATCCTCACCGTGGTCGGCCTGTACGGCACGATCTCGTACAACGTGACCCGCCGCCGCAGCGAGATCGGCGTGCGCATGGCGCTTGGAGCCGAGCGCAACGACCTGGTGCGCATGATCCTGGGCGAAGTTGCGCGCCTGCTGGGCGTCGGGCTGCTCCTCGGCCTCGTCGTCTCGCTGCTGTCGACCAAGCTCCTGACCTCCCTGCTCTACGGCCTCTCGCCGCGCGACCCTACCACACTCGCCCTCGCCGCCGCGGCCCTGACCGCCGTCGCCCTGGCCGCGGGATCCTTCCCGGCCTGGCAGGCAGCACGGATGGATCCCATGGCGGCGCTGAGGGAGGAGTGACGGAAGAATTGGGGAAGGAGCTAGATGGAGAGGAGTGGAGAAGGAGGAGCTAGAAGCAAGGAGCTAGAAGCTAGAAGTTGGGGCTTGCTAGTGGAGGTGCTGGGAATGGGGAGCCAGGGAGCCAGAAGGAGCGAGCGTAGTAACCCCGTGGGCTTCGGTGACGGCTGGGGTGCGCTGTAGCCGGAAGCCGGTATTCGTGTTGGCGCGCGATCCGGTCAGGCCGATTGACGCGCTTATTGCAGCGTACGCTTTGTCAGCCAGACGCACGCGTCTTCTAGCTTCTAGCTTCCAGCTTCTCAACTCCTGACTTTTCGCCCCATGGCCGAAGTCATCTTCCAATTCGGCACCCCCGTCCTCGACCGCAAGGGCCAGCCCTGCTCCGTCCAGGTCTGCGGTCGGCCGAACGAGGATGGGTTGTGGGACGGGTGGATCGAGTTCACGCCGGTGGGCGGCGGGGAGGTCCTGAGGACGCAGCGGGAGACGACGCAGCCCAATCGGGTGGATCTGGAGTACTGGGCGAGCGGCCTCACCCCGGTATACCTCGAGGGCGCGCTGCAACGCGCAGAGGAGCCCCCGCGCGTACGTCCGTCAGCAGTCCCCTCCGAGCCAGCCTACGAGGGACCCAGGCCGACCTGGGAGTCGGCCGCTCCGCCGGCCGAAGCCCGTCCTCGGCGCGCCGTGCTCGACCCCTTTGCGGCTTATCTGCAGGGGGAGCAGGTGCTGCGTGAGGAGCTGTCTGCGCTCGCCGACGGGCATCTCCGCAACATCATCCAGACGTACGCACTGGCGGAAGCCTCCTCGGCAGAGCTAGCGCGGATTTCCCGCCCGGTGCTGATCGACCTGATCGTCAGCGGCGTGCGAAAAGGGCGACGCGGGCCTCGTTGATCATCCCCGTATCACGCCGCCGCCGGAGTGACCTGCTTGGTCTCAAGCTCCGCTTCGCCCAAGCGCCGCACCTTCGCTGCGTGCGTGCGATGAAGGCCATGCCTGTGCAACGATTGACGGGCGTCGCTGGGGCGCGCGAGGGTGATCAGGAACCTTGTCAGCAGATGCTCACCGCGCGAGGCCGATCCGCGTACCAGCGTGCTCCCATCCTCCCGTGGTACACAGCCGATGACGATCTCCCCCACCTCCAGGAACAGCTTCAGGTATCCCCTGCCGACCTGCTCGGCGAAAGCCGCGTAGGCACTGCCGGCGTGGATGAAGAAGGCGCGGGCCCGCTCGATCACCTCGTCGGAGGTCAGGCTCGTGCGGATCTCGTGGATTTTCATCGTATCTCTCCTGGAATCCGACACATCTTTGTACCTGAGTATACGGTCTCCCCAGACGCGGGTCCGTGACACCCGTCACATGCCGGCACCACACGGGCCGGCAGCGCACGAGTTGGAGAGCGCGCCCGGATCATCGGTCCCTGGCCGCAGGGCATCCCGGAGAGAACGAGGAAACGGGGCACGTAGGAGGGTGTTCGGAAATGGGATTGCACCGTCCCGCGCGCGGACGAGCGCGGGTCTGGCTCAATCACGCATCCCCATCCGTCGCAACGTCTTACGATTCACGTCCCGGTGGCACTCATCTTCCCCCTTTGGTGGTCGGTTCCATGTCTTTCCTCTGTTTCCGGATGCCGATGCTCTCCGCTCGAAGCGAACACGATCTGCAGTCCCTTCCCGACCCGCTCCTGCACCTGCGCGACGTCGGCAAGCACGTGGATTCCAGGGCGGGTCGGATCAACCTGCTGAACCACATCAACCTGACCGTCCGACCGGGCGACTTCATCAGCATCATGGGACCGTCCGGAGCCGGGAAAACCACGCTGCTGAACATCCTGGCGATGTTCGACGGGGACTTCACCGGGGAGTATCTCTTCGCGGGGCGCGCCGTTCACCGCATGAAGCCGAAGGAGCGGCGCGAGCTGAACAAGCGTCACGTGGGCTTCGTCTTCCAGCAGTATCACCTGCTCGACGACCTCACGGTCGCGGAGAACCTGGAGGTTCCGCTATCCTACCGCGACGTAAAGCGATCCGAGCGCGCCGCCCTCGTGGCGGACATTCTCGACCGCTTTCAGATCGTGGGGAAGAAGGACCTCTTCCCCTCGCAGCTCTCCGGTGGACAGCAGCAGCTCGTGGCGGTCGCCCGGGCGGTAATCGCCCGGCCCACTATCATCCTGGCCGACGAGCCCACCGGCAGCCTCCACTCCTCGCAGGGACGCATGATCATGGAGTTGTTGCAGAAGCTGAACGAGGAGGGAATCACGATCGTACAGGTGACGCATTCCGAGGAGAACGCCGGGTATGGGAACAGGATTGTGCAGCTGATGGATGGATGGATCGTGAACGGAGAGAAGCTAGGAGCTAGAAGCTAGGAGGCAGAGGGGTGCTCACTACCGGTGCGACGGTGTATCCGAAAGCCGGCGAAGCGCGCCTTCTAGCTTCTAGCTCCTAGCTTCTCCTCCTCTACTTCTAAATACTGGAATTCAGCCCTTCAGAATTGCGTTTCCAGAATATGCCTGATTCCCCTCCCAGAATTCTCATTGCCGACGATCAACCCGACATTCTCCAGGCGCTCCGGCTGTTGTTGAAGCCGGAGGGATACGAGGTGGTCACGGCCACGTCGCCGGCCCACGTGGGTCAGGCCGTCGGCGAGCACGATCTGGACGTGATCCTGATGGACATGAACTACGCGCGGGACACGACCTCGGGCAAGGAGGGGTTGGACCTGCTCGCGCGCATCAATGCGGTGTATCCGAACCTTCCCGTGGTGGTGATGACGGCGTGGGGGAGCGTGGAGGGCGCGGTGGAGGCGATGCGGCGCGGTGCACGCGATTACATCGAGAAACCCTGGGACAACGCCCGCCTGCTGGCCACGTTGCGCACGCAGGTCGAGCTGAGCCGCGCGCTACGCCGCAGCGCCTCGCTGGAGGACGCGAACCGGCGCCTGCAGGGCGATGGGCTCCCGAAGATGATCGCGGAATCCCGCGCCATGCAGCCGATCCTGCGCATCATGGAGCGGATCGGGCCGTCGGACGCGAACGTGTTGATCACGGGTGAGCACGGCACGGGCAAGGAGGTGGTCGCCCGCTGGCTGCACGCCTCCTCTCGCCGTGCCCGCAAGCCGCTGGTCACGGTCAACGCCGGTGGAATCTCGGAGGGGCTCTTCGAGAGCGAGCTGTTCGGCCACGTGAAGGGGGCGTTCACCGACGCCAAGTCCGACCGGATCGGCTTCTTCGAGATGGCCGACGGCGGCACCCTCTTCCTCGACGAGATCGGCAACCTCTCTCCCAAGCTGCAGGCGCGGCTGCTGCGGGTGCTGCAGACCGGGGAGTTCCAGCGGGTCGGCTCCTCCCGCACGATCCGGGCGGACGTCCGTGTCCTCTCCGCCACCAACCTCAATCTCGACACCGAAGTGGCCGAGGGTCGCTTCCGTGAGGACCTGCTCTACCGCCTGAACACGGTGGAGATCCGCCTGCCCCCCCTGCGCGAACGTCGCGAGGACATTCCGACGCTCGCCAATCACTTCCTGCGCCGACAGGCGGCGCAGTACCGCAAGAGCATCACCGGTTTCTCCCCGCAGGCGATGAATGCGCTCCTGGCCTACGACTGGCCGGGGAACATCCGCGAGCTCGAGCACACCGTGGAGCGCGCCGTCCTCCTCGCCTCGGGCGAGGTGGTCGAAGCGGCGGACCTCAACCTGCGCGGCCAGAGCCAGCCCGAGGAGCCCCAGACGCTCGAAGAGATGTCCCTCGCGGAGGTCGAGCGCGTCCTCATCCAGAAAGCCCTCCGTCGCCACGGCGGCAACGTCACCCAAGCCGCGGAAGCGCTGGGGCTGAGCAGAAGCGCGCTATATCGCAGACTGCAGCGGTATGGACTGTGAGGGCGCTGAATTACGAATTACTAATTACGAATTACGGATTACGGATTGTAGGCCACGCATTTCCTCATAGACGGGACTGCGGGATGCGCTTGCGGCTCGCGCAACCGCTGTTGTAGTCCATGGGCGCGGCTCAGTCAATTCGTAATCCGTAATTCGTAATTCGTAATCGGAGCCCATCGCTCCAACCCAGAATCAAGAATTCAAAATTGCCCGGCCTCCGCTACCAGTCCAGAATTCTTCTGCTCGCGCTGCTGGCGGGAGCGCCGGGGACGGCGATCGGGGTGGGGCTGGTGTGGGCGCAGGGGTACCAGCTGCGCACGGAGTGGACGCTGACGCTGCTCGTTGTGGGGGTGTGGCTGGGGGCGGCCTTCGCTCTGCGGGAGAGGGTCGTGCGGCCGCTGCAGACACTGGCCAACCTGTTGGGGGCGCTGCGGGAGGGGGATTTCTCGATCCGCGCACGCGGCGCGCGTGGGGACGACGCCCTGGGCCTCGCCCAGCTGGAGGTGAATACGCTGGCCGAGACGCTCCGCGAGCAGCGCCTCGGTGCGCAGGAGGCCACCGCCCTCCTACGGACGGTGATGGCCGAGATCGACGTCGCCATCCTCGCCTTCGACGAGCAGCAACGGGTGCGGCTGGCAAACCGCGCGGCGGAGGACTTGCTCGGTCAGCCCGCCGCCCGGCTGATGGGGCGGCGCGCGAGCGACGTCGAACTCGAATCCTGCCTCAGCGGGGTCGCTCCGCGAACCTTCAGCGGCAGCTTTGCAGGCCGTAGCGGACGCTGGGAGTTGCGTCGCTCGGAGTTCCGACAGGGAGGGCTCCCGCACCAGCTGGTGGTTCTCTCGGACGTGAGTCGGGCGCTCCGCGAGGAGGAGCGCGCCGCCTGGCAGCGACTTACCCGGGTCCTCAGCCACGAGATCAACAACTCGCTCACGCCCATCCAGTCGATCGCCGGCAGCCTGCTCGACCTCGTCCGGCAGGAGCCGCTTCCCGCCGATGCGGCGGAGGACCTGCGCCAGGGTCTCGGAGTCATCCGCAGCCGAGCCGCGTCACTGGGCCGCTTCCTCTCCTCCTACGCCCGCCTCACCCGGCTCCCCCCACCCAGTTCGGTCCCGATAGACGTCCGCCCCTGGATCCACCGCGTCGCTGCGCTCGAGAGCCGCGTGCCCGTGCGCGTAGTCGACGGGCCTGACCTGATCGTGACAGCCGATCCCGACCAGCTCGACCAACTCCTCATCAACCTGCTGCGCAACGCAGCCGACGCCTCGCTCGAAACCGGCGGTGCCGTCACCATCTCCTGGAGCGCGGACCCCGACGAGCTGGCCATCCAGGTCCTGGACGAGGGTCCCGGCCTCCAGGACAGCAGCAACCTCTTTGTCCCCTTCTTCACCACCAAACCCAATGGCAGCGGCATCGGCCTTGTCCTCTCTCGCCAGATCGCCGACGCCCACAGCGGCTCGCTCACGCTGGAGAACCGGAAGGATGGGCGGGGGTGTGTCGCGGAGGTGAGGATCCCGAGGGGGAATTCCGGGGGCGGACGTTAATACGAATTACGAGCCTATCCCGCAGCCTTCACATCATCCTCCCCCACCCACACCCCCTCTTCCCGGTACTGCTTGAGCTTGCGGTAGAGGGTGCGCCGGTCGATGCCCAGGATCTCGGCGGTCCGCATCTGGTGCCCGTGATTGACTTGCAGCAGTTCCAGGATGTACTCGCGCTCGAGCCGGGCCAGGCTCCAGCGGTTCCTGGCCGCCTTCGCCACGAGCTCCGACTCGACGCTCCCGCGCAGTCGTCCGCGCGCGGGGGCCTCGAAGGGGATGGTGCGCGCGCCGGCGTGCAGGATGACGGAGCGCTCGATGAAATTCTCCAGCTCGCGCACATTGCCGGGCCAGTCGTGGCTCAGCAGGCGGCGCATCGTCTCCGGGCTGATCTCGGGGGGCTCGAGGCCGTGCTCCGCGGCGAACTTCAGGCGGAAGTGACTCGCCAGCAGGGGAATGTCCTCCTTCCGCTCCCGCAGCGGGGGGACATGGATGGGGAAGATGTTGAGCCGGTAGTAGAGATCCTCGCGGAAGCGGCCGGCGGCGACCTCCTCCTCCAGCGGGATGTTCCCCGCCGCAATCAACCGGAAGTCGACCGGCACCGGCTGACTGCTCCCCAGCCGTTGGATGTGCCGCTCCTGCAGGACGCGCAGCAGCTTCACCTGGATGGCCGGCGAGATGGTGGCGATCTCGTCGAGGAAGAGGGTTCCACCGTGCGCCTCCTCGAACAAGCCGCGCCGGTTCGATATCGCTCCCGTGAAGGCTCCCTTCACGTAGCCGAAGAGCTCGCTCTCCAGCAGCGTCTCGGGGAGCGCGGAGCAGTTGACCGCCACGAACGGACCGCGCGCCCGGTCGGAGAGCTCGTGGATCGCTCGTGCCACCAGCTCCTTGCCGGTCCCCGTCTCGCCAGTGATCAGCACCGTCGCGGCCGTCGGCGCGACCCGCTCGATCAGGTCGTGCACGCGACGCAGCGCGGCGGACTTGCCAATGATCCGCGTCTTGCGGCTCTCGGCCACCTGCCGGCGAAGCTGGGTGACCTCGCGCCGCAGCTGGGTATCCCGCTGCGCCTTCTCGACCGTCAGGAGCAGGACGTCGGCCCCGACCGGCTTGGTGATGTAATCGAAGGCGCCCAGCTTCATCGCCTCGACCGCCGTATCCGCGGCGTCGTCGCCGGTCACCATGATGAACTGACAGTCCGTCTGCAGGCTCCGCCCCGCAGCCAGCACGTCGAGCCCCCCTACGTCAGGCAGGTTGACGTCGAGGAGCACGACGTCGAAGAGCTCGCGCTCGAGCGCCCGTAGCGCCTCCATCCCCGTCGCCGAGACCTCGACCGAGTAGCCCGCTCGCTCCAGCACGAAGACGACGAAGCGCCGGGCGCTTTCGTCGTCTTCGATGAGGAGCAGGCGACCCCGATTAGGGGCCTCGGATACGGCCGTCATGGTGAGGAGATCCTTCGGGTACGGGACCGCCGGGGGACTCCCCCAGCCGTCCTGGAGTATCGTCCCGCACAGAGACCGGCTTCAGCCGACCACCAGGTTCAGCAGTCGATCCGGGACGAAGATCGTCTTGCGAGGGCTCTTGCCGTCGGTGTACCGCTGGACGTTCGCGTCGGCGAGCGCGGCGGCGCGCGCTTCATCTTCCGAGATACCGCGGGGCAGCCGCAGACGGGTGCGTACCTTCCCGTTCACCTGTACGACGAACTCCACGCTGTCGGGCACCGCCTTCCGGGGATCAAACTCGGGCCAGCGACCCCGCTCGAAGATCGATCCCTCGTTGCCCAGTCGCTCCCAGAGCTCCTCCGCCAGGTGCGGCGCGAACGGCGCCACCATCAGCAGCAGCGGCTCGACGGCCGCACGCTCCACCGTTCGACCACCGCTGCGCACCACGTTCAGGTACTCCATCATGGCGGCGATGGCGGTGTTGTAGGAGAGCGACTCGATGTCCTCGGTCACCTTCTGGATGGTGCCGTGGAGCTTCTGCTCCACCTCCGGGTCCAGCGGGCGGTCCTCCGCGGTGAGAACGGAGTCCCACAATCGATTGAGGAAGCCGTGCGGCCCCGTGATTCCCGCCTCGCGGAAGTCCCCTCCCTCCTGGTAGGGCCCCAGGAACATCAGGTAGGTCCGGAAGGTGTCGGCTCCGTACCTTTCGATGTACTCGTCGGGAACCACGACGTTCCCGCGCGACTTCGACATTTTCGCCCCGTCCTTGATGATCAGGCCGTGGGCGCGGAAGCGCTGGAACGGCTCCTCGAACTCGATCAGGCCGAGGTCCTTCAGCGCCATGGTGATGAAGCGTGCGTAAAGCAGGTGCAGCACCGCGTGCTCGTTGCCGCCGATGTAGCTGTGCACCGGCAGCCACGAGCGGGTGAGCTCCGGGTCGAAAGGCAGCGAATCGTTGTTCGCGGACGGGTAGCGCAGGAAGTACCAGGCCGAGTCCAAAAATGTATCGGAGACGTCGGTCTCCCTCCGCGCCTTGCCGCCGCACGACGGGCACTCCGTCAGGTACCACTCGCTGTGGCGCGCGAGCGGCGAGATCCCCGACGCGTCAGGCCGGTAATCCTCGACGTAGGGGAGCTGCACCGGGAGCTGGTCTTCCGGCACCGGTACAACGCCGCAGGCGTCGCAGTAGAGGATCGGGACCGGCGGCCCCCAGTACCTCTGCCGCGAGATGCACCAGTCGTGGAGCCGGTAATTCACCTGGGGTTCGGCCAGCCCCTGACCACCCATCTCCTCCACGATCGCTCGACCGCCCTCCTTCCAGTCCAGCCCATCGAAGCGACCGGAATTCACCAGGGTGCCCGGTCCGACGTATGCTTCCTCCAGGGGCGTATCCGCCGTCTCCCCCTCCGCCGCGATCACCCGGCGGATCGGCAGTCCGAACTTGCGCGCGAACTCGAAGTCGCGCTCATCGTGCCCCGGGACCGCCATGATGGCGCCCGTCCCGTACTC
This portion of the Longimicrobiaceae bacterium genome encodes:
- a CDS encoding HlyD family efflux transporter periplasmic adaptor subunit; the protein is MDIPRPQTPKRSRWILGGLGIAAVLATTIAVGRLEPAAPTVDAGVWLDTVQLGTFVREVRGPGTLVPEQIRYISAVTAGRVERVLVQPGTQVTPETELLTLSNPDVQLQLMEAQRQLATGEANLANLRATLENQRLSQEATVASAESQAREAERKAKAYRELAARGLYSQLEIQSLEDSAVELATRLEIEKKRLSFIEQSMAAQLAAQEAEIERLRGLVAFQQRYLESLRVTAGTRGVLRELPLQEGQWVNPGQQLAVVVQPGRLKAELRIPETQAKDVVVGQRASIDTRNGIVPGRVVRIDPAVVNGTVTVDVALEGELPRGARPDLSVDGTIEIERLQDVLFVGRPAYGQPESTIGVFRLDPDGEFARRVTVETGRASVNAIEIRSGLREGDVVILSDMSQWDGVERVKMR
- a CDS encoding sigma-54 dependent transcriptional regulator → MPDSPPRILIADDQPDILQALRLLLKPEGYEVVTATSPAHVGQAVGEHDLDVILMDMNYARDTTSGKEGLDLLARINAVYPNLPVVVMTAWGSVEGAVEAMRRGARDYIEKPWDNARLLATLRTQVELSRALRRSASLEDANRRLQGDGLPKMIAESRAMQPILRIMERIGPSDANVLITGEHGTGKEVVARWLHASSRRARKPLVTVNAGGISEGLFESELFGHVKGAFTDAKSDRIGFFEMADGGTLFLDEIGNLSPKLQARLLRVLQTGEFQRVGSSRTIRADVRVLSATNLNLDTEVAEGRFREDLLYRLNTVEIRLPPLRERREDIPTLANHFLRRQAAQYRKSITGFSPQAMNALLAYDWPGNIRELEHTVERAVLLASGEVVEAADLNLRGQSQPEEPQTLEEMSLAEVERVLIQKALRRHGGNVTQAAEALGLSRSALYRRLQRYGL
- a CDS encoding ABC transporter ATP-binding protein gives rise to the protein MLSARSEHDLQSLPDPLLHLRDVGKHVDSRAGRINLLNHINLTVRPGDFISIMGPSGAGKTTLLNILAMFDGDFTGEYLFAGRAVHRMKPKERRELNKRHVGFVFQQYHLLDDLTVAENLEVPLSYRDVKRSERAALVADILDRFQIVGKKDLFPSQLSGGQQQLVAVARAVIARPTIILADEPTGSLHSSQGRMIMELLQKLNEEGITIVQVTHSEENAGYGNRIVQLMDGWIVNGEKLGARS
- a CDS encoding ABC transporter ATP-binding protein — encoded protein: MSDYASDSTPLIQLTNVSKVFLTEEVETHALSGIHLQIRQGEFVAIAGPSGCGKTTLLSILGLLDTPTSGEYKLVGQPVENLTARQRAHIRNREIGFIFQAFNLIGDLTVYENVELPLTYRGMPQSERRQRVNEALQRVGMAHRTNHYPAQLSGGQQQRVAVARAIAGSPSVLLADEPTGNLDSSNGEAVMDLLRELHQGGATIVMVTHDPRYEEYAERSVHLFDGQIVEDVSGPKAAELAAELEQHGFEVG
- a CDS encoding ABC transporter permease; translated protein: MSALRHAFRGLLRSPGLTTVAVLSLALGIGANTAIFSLIDAVMLRSLPVPEPDELVRVTFGDDGDAQLTNPLWEELRDRQDVFSGAFAYAEESFDLANGGESRPVVGNWVSGGFFSALGVRPAAGRLLTESDDRPGCPGTAVLGYGFWQSEFGGDPAVVGRTLALNGHPFEIVGVAPEGFFGFNVGTSTQVYAPLCATVILSPPTGGLDNRSFWFLRVAGRLREGVDVDDARARLAALAPSIYAATVPQDWNAEMQRSYLQGSLGAEPAANGYSDLRNNYDRALTILMGVVGLVLLIACANVANLLLARAATRERELAIRIAIGVGRARLLRQLLGESLLLSLLGAGAGLLFADWASGLLVAMLSSGPDPIALDLSLNPRVLAFTAAAAIGTTIFFGLLPAWRATQVDPQAAMRSNDYTIARGDSRFSARKALVVAQITLSLALLVVAGLLLGTLNRLATVETGFNREGILTTSLDLRKTGFDEEGLATAKREILERVRSSPGVVAASAADILPLSGAAWNGLIAVDGFQPQGERDALVFFNAVAEDYFTTMGTSLLAGREFTAADGADSPPVAVINEALARKFFGTRNPIGERIGLVSPGTGELDDLVEVVGVVRDTKYRSLREEPVQLLYRPLSQVGGGPSLRLLVRGRSEPEGLIPIVEAIAREVHPQISLRSSVLSERIAASLVGERVMATLASFFGGLAVILTVVGLYGTISYNVTRRRSEIGVRMALGAERNDLVRMILGEVARLLGVGLLLGLVVSLLSTKLLTSLLYGLSPRDPTTLALAAAALTAVALAAGSFPAWQAARMDPMAALREE